In the genome of Nonlabens sp. MB-3u-79, one region contains:
- the coaE gene encoding dephospho-CoA kinase (Dephospho-CoA kinase (CoaE) performs the final step in coenzyme A biosynthesis.): protein MKIVGLTGGIGSGKSTVAHEFENLGIPIFIADDVSKKLLATDPQVIEAVINLLGKNSYDREDNGIVVPNKKYIASKVFSDKTLLTSLNKIMHPAVRAYFKEWILQQNSPYIIYEAAVLFESNGHLLCDKVVLVTAGIEERIRRVMDRDTASRAEVVSRLGHQWSEGQRLGLSDFVIVNEDLQQIAASVWSIHEVLLK, encoded by the coding sequence ATGAAAATAGTAGGTCTGACAGGTGGAATAGGCAGTGGTAAATCTACAGTGGCCCACGAATTTGAAAATTTAGGGATTCCTATTTTTATTGCAGATGATGTTTCTAAAAAATTATTAGCTACAGACCCTCAAGTTATCGAAGCTGTTATTAATTTATTAGGTAAGAATTCTTATGATCGAGAGGACAATGGAATAGTAGTGCCTAATAAAAAATATATTGCTTCCAAGGTGTTTAGCGATAAAACGCTTTTGACATCACTAAATAAAATTATGCATCCCGCAGTTAGGGCTTACTTTAAGGAGTGGATTCTCCAACAAAATTCTCCGTATATTATCTATGAGGCTGCGGTTTTGTTCGAAAGTAACGGTCACCTTTTATGTGATAAGGTTGTTTTAGTAACTGCTGGTATAGAAGAAAGAATAAGAAGGGTTATGGATCGTGATACTGCGAGTAGAGCAGAAGTAGTCTCCAGACTTGGTCATCAATGGTCTGAAGGACAACGACTGGGATTGTCAGATTTTGTCATAGTAAATGAAGATCTTCAACAAATAGCAGCATCTGTATGGAGTATTCATGAAGTTTTGTTAAAATAA
- a CDS encoding glycosyltransferase, whose amino-acid sequence MHYSFIIPVFNRPEEIEKLLVSLSQLVFERDFEVVIIEDGSDLSSEVICSRFRESLTINYFYKPNSGPGDSRNFGMRQAVGDYFIILDSDCILPKQYLKNVDTYLSHHYVDCYGGPDAAHDSFSSLQKAIDYSMTSFLTTGGIRGGSEKLGKFQPRSFNMGLSKKAFEQTSGFGKMHPGEDPDLTIRLWQHGFDTVLIKEAYVYHERRISWKLFYRQVNKFGKVRVILNKWHPSTKRITYWLPTLFCLFFLAAVILSISGNLLFLSLYLLYFIILFIHSSIKNGVAIGLRSVFAALIQFCAYGTGFLKSWIKITILKQEERTAFPKLFFK is encoded by the coding sequence ATCCATTACTCCTTTATCATACCTGTTTTTAACAGACCTGAAGAGATAGAAAAATTACTTGTTAGTCTTTCTCAATTAGTCTTTGAAAGAGATTTTGAAGTAGTCATTATTGAGGATGGATCTGATTTGAGCAGTGAGGTGATTTGTTCTCGCTTTCGCGAAAGCTTAACAATCAACTATTTTTACAAGCCTAATTCTGGCCCTGGAGACTCTAGGAATTTTGGTATGAGGCAGGCTGTGGGGGATTATTTTATTATTCTAGATAGTGATTGTATTTTACCTAAACAGTATCTAAAGAATGTGGACACCTATTTGTCTCATCATTATGTAGATTGTTATGGAGGTCCTGATGCGGCTCATGATAGTTTTAGTAGCCTTCAAAAAGCGATTGACTACTCCATGACTTCCTTTCTTACTACTGGAGGAATTAGAGGAGGCAGTGAAAAATTAGGTAAATTTCAACCCAGAAGTTTTAATATGGGATTGAGTAAAAAAGCTTTTGAACAAACGAGTGGCTTTGGAAAAATGCATCCAGGGGAAGATCCAGACCTAACGATCAGGTTGTGGCAACACGGATTTGATACCGTACTGATAAAGGAAGCTTATGTTTATCATGAAAGACGCATCTCTTGGAAGTTATTTTATAGACAAGTAAATAAATTTGGAAAAGTTAGAGTGATTCTTAACAAGTGGCATCCCAGTACTAAGCGCATCACCTACTGGCTTCCTACTTTATTTTGTTTGTTTTTTTTGGCAGCAGTAATTTTATCAATTTCGGGGAATCTTTTGTTTTTAAGTTTATATCTGCTTTATTTCATTATCTTGTTTATCCATTCTTCTATTAAAAACGGAGTGGCTATAGGCTTGAGATCTGTTTTTGCAGCACTAATTCAGTTTTGCGCTTATGGAACAGGGTTTTTAAAATCTTGGATAAAAATTACCATCTTAAAACAGGAAGAGAGAACTGCATTTCCTAAATTATTCTTTAAATAA